A window of Candidatus Aminicenantes bacterium genomic DNA:
ACGACGATTTTTACGGCCAGGGAATCGCCGTTGACGACGCCGATCCCGAGCACCTGTTCAAGATTGCCAGCCAGGCCGAGATCGGGGTCTTCGCCACCCAGCTCGGGCTGATCTCGATGTACGCCAACGATTATCCCGACATCCCCTACCTGGTCAAGCTGAATTCCAAGACCAACCTGGTCAAGACGGCACAGCAGGACCCGGTTTCCACACAGATGATCGACGTGCGCCAGGTGGTCGAGTTCAAGAAGAACACCGGCCTGAACATCCTCGCCGTCGGCTACACCGTCTACCTGGGCAGCGAGTACGAGAACGCCATGATCCGCGAGGCGGCGCAGGCCGTCCACTGGGCCCACCGCCACGGCCTGGTCACGGTCTTATGGGTCTACCCGCGCGGCAAGGCAGTCAAGGATGAAAAGTCGCCCGAGCTGATCGCCGGCGCCACCGGCTTCGCCGCCTGCATGGGCAGCGATTTCGTCAAGGTCAATTATCCCAAGCAAGAAGGGCAGAAGTCGGCCGAGATCTTCAAGCAGGCCATCCAAGCGGCCGGGCGCACCAAGGTGGTCTGCGCCGGCGGTTCGAGCATGGAGCCCAAGGCCTTCCTGCAGCAGCTGCACGACCAGATCTTCATCTCCGGCGCTTCCGGCAACGCCACCGGCCGCAACATCCACCAGAAGCCGCTGGCCGAGGCCATCCGCCTGACCAATGCCGTCACCGCCATCACCGTTTACGGAAAGTCGGTCGACGAAGCCTTCCAGGTCTATATGGGCAAGGAGCCCAAGAACTGAGCGTGAATCGACACTGCGGCCTCACCCGTTTCCTTTCGCCGGCTTAGCAGACGAGGCTTCCCCGTTCTAAACCGGGGAAGCCTTAAAGGGCAATTGGACTGAAAATGCTTGGTAAATCTATTGCTGGTTATTTTGGCAATCTATAGTACAGTTCGTGGTACGCCTCGTCTTGCTTTTTCTCGATGGTCTTGCAGTGCTCCTCAATGACCATGAGCTTTGCTTCCAGCTGGACGGTCTTGTCATAGATACTAGCCAGGGTCACCTGTTTTTGGCTGTCGAGCACCCGGGCTTGGGTCTGGTTGGCTTGCCTGGTGCTGTCCGTGGTCTGGGGCTCCGGCGCTTTGCTGCCCAGCAGCACCACCAGCACCAAGCATAGCGCCATACCCAGCAAGAGGCTCGGTAGATTCACAGTGAATTTCTTTGTTTTCATTTTTCCCTCCTTGGTTCACTGATACCATATTGGCGGTTTTTATACAATTCGAATTTGACTATGAATGATTTTAAGGAACTTTTAACCAAAGAGCAACCGTATTGACATTTTGTCCGCTTGTCGCCAAAATCACATGTGGAGAAAACAATGATCACCGAACAGGAAATCGACAGGGGAATGGCGACCTTGAAAATCATCTGGTTGGCCATGCTGGTGTTCTTGGTCGGCTATGCGTTCGCCGGGCGCATGATCGCGCCGGGCATGACGTCGACCATGAGCCGCGAGGCCTTCGGCATGCTCAGAACGGCCCTTTACGCGCTCGGTTTTGCCGCCTTGATCGCCTCCCGGTTTGTAAAAAGGATGATCCTGGCCGGAAAAGGCCACGCCATCGGTCAGACCCAGACCCGCCCGCCATCGGTCCTGCAAAGATACACCAGCGCCGTGATCGCGTCGCTGGCCATGTCCGAAAGCGTCGGCATGTACGGCCTGGTCCTTTTTTTGCTTGGCAAGGATGAAACCGATCTCTATCTGCTGCTGGGAATTTCTGCCCTGGCCATGGTCTATCATCGCCCCAAGCGGGAAGAGCTGGCCAGCCTTTACCAGGAGCGCTCGTAAAGCTACAAGCGCCGAGGCGCTCGGACAATAAATGTTCTTGTGAACTGCAGCTTGCTGAGTAAATGGTTGTTGAATTGTTTTTTTTTGATGAAAAGCTTATATTCATATTACAGTTGCTCGGAACGATGCTTGGTAGGCGATATGCTGCATCCGGAGAGGGATTGAGGCCTTTCAACTATGCCAGTGGCATCGCCACCAGCACGGGCACGAGAGGAGGAAGAGAGATGAAAGAAAAAAAACGCAAGCAAAGTGCGCGAATTTTCAGTTGTTTGTTCTCGTTATTGTTGGCGACCGTTTTTTCCATTCCGCGTCTGACTGCGCAGTCCAGCAAACCGGTGACACTTATGGAAGATCCCGGCAAAATGCGGATTGTCTATGGCGGTGATTGCGGCAGTTCGCAAAAAAACGGCGAACAGAACTGGGTCGAAATTGCCGGCAAGTTCACCGCGCCTTCGTGGGCCAATCAGGCTACGGTATTCCTCAGCGGCTGGAGCGCGGAATATCTGGAAGGCGACGAGCACCTTGGCGAGATCGGCGTTTCCATTGGCGGCATCACGTTTTCCGGGGGGGTGCTGGAATGGAAAACATCCGGCCTGCTCGCCGACGAAAATTTCGACAATCCGTACAAGCTCTGCTACTGCTATATCGCGCTTTTTTGGAACGACGGCCAGGTCGACGCCAAGCCCTATCATGGCGATGGAAGCTTCGACACGACGACCGGCGCCTGTACGGGGAACCTAAACTATGCGGAGCAAAAGACGGGCGACCTCCCCATGCTGATCCTGGATTCGTACGTTTTCAACAAGGCTTTTGCCGCCGTGAACGAGGTCGCCATCCTCCCCCGGGGGTTCAATTTTGCGTTCCTGCCCTACGGCAAGACCGATAATCACATTTTGCAGATTGCGGCCAATTTTGATCATACCGAAAAATACATCGGTTATCCGCATAGCTACGGGCACCTGCAAGCTCCCTCGCTTCCGACCAAGGCCGGCCAGATCGGCCTGGGATACGTCAGCTGGCAGACCCAGTCCATTTTGAAAGATGACGGAGGCTCACCCGATTTCCGCTTTTGGGAGCATTTCTCAGCCCTGGCCGGTGACGACATCGGCTTCGTGCAGCCGCCCTATACCGTTCGGCCCCGCCTTCATCAAAACATCGGCTGTAGCAGTCACAGCGGCGGCGAGACCACCGAGAGCTTCACGGTGGAAAACGTTCCTTTCGAATACGCCGTGCCGGTGCTGACCGGCTGGAGTCTGGAGTACGATTGCCCGACGGACCAGCATGTACTAAAGCTGGGGGCCTGGCTTCACGACATCCTGTACGTCAAGAAAGCCTCTGACCTCGTCGGTACGCTGTCCTACAAAGTGACTTCCATATTGACCGACGACGATTCGGAGCATGCCCATTATTTCACCCACAAGGTCCACATCCTCGGGCTCCAGGCCACGGTCGCGCTGCCCGATCTGTTACCGGTCTCGACGGCGAGCGACGGCAGCTTTTGCCCAAAACCGGGGACGAAAACATTATCCATTACCATCCGCAACCAGGGGAAAGTCGACGCCGCGGCCAGCACCACCACCGTCGAATTCTCGCCCGTCGCCTCGGTTGACGTCGTCACGCCGGCGATCGCGGCCGGAAAGGAAGTGACCATTCAGGTGACCGTTCCAACCGGCTGCTACATCCCCAATTGTCGCTTCAAGATCCGGGCCGATTCCAAGCTCGTCATCAAGGAAGCCAACGAGTACAACAACGACGTTCTAGGCGAGTGCAAAGGGTGAATGGGGCGGGGCGCGATTTGATTCCAGTATAAGTCAGATCGAGTGTCACATCCTCCACGCCGGGCGCCCGGGTTTGAGTTTCAGGCCACGGCTTGCAGGGAGTAGTCATGCAATAGACGCATCAGGTTTTGAACGTCTTGCAAATTCAATTAAGGGTGGCTATCATCGGCTCTCGGCGATACAGGGTCAAAAATGTCCAAGGATAAAGAAGTGTATAAAGGCGCGGAATTCGGCGAATGGATCAAGCCTTTTTAGTTTTCCCCGTTGAAATCCAACAATCATTTACTCAGAAATATGAAGTAAAGAAAAATAATTAATGCGATCAGCATAAGACCGACTATCAACTTCCGCGCAGAAAAAGCAGGTTCAAATTTTGTCGGTGTTCCTTTAATTCCAACACTGGCGGTTCTGGAGGTTTTAGCTATTGTCGGCATAATATTTACATTACGTGCTGTTATCATGTCGGCGGGCACAGCGCCGGATTCGGCTGCCTTCAACATTTTTTCATACAATTGGCGGACATCCTGAGGCATCGCGTCAATGCCGTTGTATTCTTTTTCCGTTAATTTTAAATTTGCGCTTAATAGTAACATTTATGCTCATTACGTTTTCCTCCTTATTTCTGCTGTATGCTGGCATGGAAACGGGCATCGTAGGTGAAAACGATATCGTCGAAACTCTCGCCGGGCGATTCCCGGTGGACCCTTTCGGCCACCTCCTTGGTATTGAAGAGCTCCGGCGCGAAGGCGTCTTCAGTGGATCCTCCGCTGGGGCGGATTTTGAAGGCATGGTGGTGGATCGTGACCGAAATGGGTTGCTTCTTGGCATTGATGACAACCTCGACCATGTGGAGCTTCCCTGCCTTGACCAGCTCGTCGCGGGCGAATTCGTCGGCTAAGTTCTTGGCGTCCAGCTTCACGTCGGTCAGGATGACAACGGTATCCTTTAAAAAAAGTTTATGGTCACAACATGGGCTTGGGGATGATATCAAAGTCCGGAAACGCCGATCTGACAAGCGCACCCGGCGTGACTCGAACACGCAGCCTGCTGATTAGAAGTCAGCTGCTCTATCCTTTGAGCTACGGGTGCCTGCCTGCTTATCGGGGCGAGTAGATTCGAACTACCGACCTCCTGCTCCCAAGGCAGGCGCGCTAACCAGGCTGCGCTACGCCCCGCTTCGGTTGATTCCTACCCCAGCAAAGCTGGGTAAGAGCTTTAGTAGCAAATTCAGGATTTGTTCGTTCTTTCGAATAAATCCTAGAATTTGCTATAAGGCTCTAAAGCTCGGAAATGTCTCTGCGCATCCGCTTGCGCATGCGTTTTCTGGCCTGGGCGGCCTTCAAACGCTTGCGTTCGCCTGGTTTCAAATAAGCCGAGTGCTTCTTGATTTCCTTGATGATAGCTTCCATCTGCACTTTTCTTTTGAAACGGCGCAGGGCGCTTTCAAACGACTCTCCCTGCTGGATTTCCACGAAAGCCAATTGCGATCACACTCCTTTTTTTTGAAAATAATGACCGGTGAGACCATTTTATACCCTATTTAATGCCTGTTGTCAAGGAATTTAGACGGTGGAGCTCGTCTGAACCTATGCTACTACCAGCGGCCAGTTTTGCCCGCTATGCGCCGGGCCAAGTTGACTTCCCGGGGAGTTGACCCTATGATGTTTCCATGGGCTGGCAAGGGAGAAAAGGGAATTGGGTATTGTTATCCGCCTCCTTTGCCTTCTTTCTTCCCGCCGCCCTGATTGGCTTCTTGGCCCTGGGCATGGTGGTGGATCAGAAAAAAATCCGCGAAAACGAGATCCGCGACTACTGGAGCCGGGAGGTCAGCCGGAGCATGCGCCTCCTGGAGTCGGAAGTCGACAAACAAACGCAGGCGGTTTTCGCTTCCATCTCCTCCAGCTTTACTCCAGCATCGGATCTCCCGGCTTTTGTCGAGGCGTTGAAGACCCTGCTTGTGGAGAACAAGGGCGTAGCCTATCCGTTTCTCTTTTCCCAGAAGGGCGAAATGATCCTGCCGCGTTTCGGGAATTCCCGTGCCACTGTCAGGAGCGGCTGGATGGAGAAATGGGGCCCGCCCGTTGCCGATCCCCTGTGGAGCCAGGCGGAAAACAGAGAATTTTCGATGAAAGAACCGCTGCGCGCCATCCCGTTTTATCTGGAACTGGAGAAACGCATACCGCGGCAAAAGCTGCCCGACCTCTATTTTGCGGTCTCCCGCTGTTATTTCAAAGCCGGGAAAAAAATCCAGGCCAGGGAATACGGCCTGGCCGCGATGCGGCAGTTGGAGGGAGCGCCGCTGCGGCAGGACCGCCTGGACCTCTACCTTCTGCGCCAGCTTGGCCTCTATTCGATGCAAATGGAGATGCCTCAAGAGGCGTTTTCCTACTATCTCCAGCTGTATGAAGCGCTCGCTTTGCGACCCGAAGGACTTCCGCAGGACCTGCAATTCCTACGTTGGGAAGCCCTCGACTTTTTAAAAAACAACCGCGACATCCAGCCCTACTTGAAGAAGGAGCGGATCCAGGAGATTGACAGCCAGGTCCTCGAACTGTATCGCGGTGAGATTTCCCTCTTTTCCGATCTGGCCGCTCCCGGTCCCGCCGCCGATTCCCATGTTGCGGACCGCGTCCGCTTCCTGAAGCTGAAGGAGATCTTCGATCCGGAGACAAGCGACACGCTTTTCTATCGGAGCGTGGAGAAGCATTTACGTCCCTGGCGCATTTCTTCCGGAGATCGAGTCGTTCATTTCCGCTCCGGGGTCTTCCAGCAATCTCCTTTTCTGATCGCGTTCGCCCGCATCTCCGACCGGAACGGCGGCCCATCTTTTTGTTTCGGCTGCACATTCCAGGGAGCCTTGGACAGCATTTGGCCAAAGCTCGTATCCTCCCTGCGCCTTCCGCCGGGGACCGCATTGGCTTTCTTGGCCCCGGATGAAAGACCGTTGCAAGTAAACAGCAATCCGGTGGGGAAGAATCTTCTGCTGGCTGTTTCCGGGAGCCGCGCCCTCGCGGGGTGGTCCTTCCGGCTGCAGGCCGGTAACAGCCAGGTTTTCGCGGACCTGGCCCTCAATGCCTTGCGCTGGTACTACACCCTGATCGCGTTGCTGTTTGCTTCGCTGGCACTGGGGATTTTTCTGCTGGTCCGTTATCTCGGCAGGGAAAAAAAACTCCTGCTCCAAAAAACCGCTTTCGTCGACATGGTGTCCCATACTTTAAAAACCCCACTGACCCGCCTGCGGCTGCTGGCCGAGAAACTGGAACAAGGATGGACGGCGGATCCCGGGCGTGCCCGCGGCCATTGCCGGGCCATCGCCGCTGAGACGGCGAACATGGCGCAGCTGGTCGACCGCATGCTTGGATTTTCCGCTCTTCAGTCTGGCCGGGCCGCTTACCGTTTTGAAAGCCATTCCGTCCAGGAGTGGCTGGATGGCGTGCTGCAGAAGTTCAAGCTGCCCCTGGCCGAGAAGGAGTTTCAGGTATCGGCAGAGGTCGCCGCAAAATTGCCGCCAGTGCACATCGATCCCGAGGCCATGGGGACGGCGTTGTCAAACCTGCTGGAGAACGTCGTGCAATACGCGGCAGAAGGGCGGTATCTCGGCGTTGCCGCATCCGCGAACAACGGGGCCCTGGAGCTCGCGGTGACCGACCGCGGTCCGGGGATCCCTCGCACAGACCGGGAACATCTTTTCGGGCCTTTTTTCCAAGCCAGCGACCGAGGAATGGGGAAAGGTGCGGGAAAAGGGCTGGGACTGGCCATCTGCCGCCAGATCGTGGAAGACCATGATGGAACGATCCGAGCCGAGGATGGCCCGGTCAAGGGAACCCGGTTTGTAATCACCCTGCCGTTCGCCCGGGAATGAAAATGGAGGTTCATGCATGCCGCTCATTTTGATCGTTGAAGACGACCTAACAATTCGCGAGGGGATCGCCGACGCCCTCCGTTTTCACGGCTTTGAGGTAGTTGCGTCCGGGGAAGGGAAACCCGGCCTGGAAATGGCCATGCGACTCAATATCGATCTGGCCGTCCTCGACCTGATGCTGCCCGACCTTGACGGCCTGACCATCTGCCGGAAGATCAAGGACGTTAAACCACAGGTAGCGGTAATCCTGCTGACGGTACGGGGCCAGGAAAGCGACAAGCTGCTCGGCTTCGAGATGGGGGCCGACGACTACCTGACCAAGCCCTTCAGCCTGAAAGAGCTGCTGGCCCGCATCCGCGTCGCCCTTAAGCGCGGCCGCGTGGCCGGAGTCGGGCTCGACGAATTGGCGATCGGCACGGTGCGGGTCGATTTCACGCGCTTCATCATCCGCCGCGATAATGAGGAACTTTCCATGACCGCCAAGGAATGCGCAATCCTGAGACTGCTGGCCAATGTGCCCGGGAGAGTGATCGGCCGCGAGCAGATCATTGAGGCCGTCTGGAAGGGGGAATATGAGCCGACCACGCGCACGGTGGATAACTTCATCCTCAAACTGCGGCAGAAAATTGAGGAAACTCCGGAAAACCCCCGGCACATCCTCACCGTCCATGGCGCCGGCTACAAGCTGCTCCCGTGACAATCTCATGACAAAATGATAACCAGGGAATGACACATTTCCTTTTTTCTTCCTTCATAATCGCGGCAGGAGG
This region includes:
- a CDS encoding aldolase, whose amino-acid sequence is MEEKNYIPADVPNDVLNEYLSNYEEITLGSDRLMLFAGDQKIEHLNDDFYGQGIAVDDADPEHLFKIASQAEIGVFATQLGLISMYANDYPDIPYLVKLNSKTNLVKTAQQDPVSTQMIDVRQVVEFKKNTGLNILAVGYTVYLGSEYENAMIREAAQAVHWAHRHGLVTVLWVYPRGKAVKDEKSPELIAGATGFAACMGSDFVKVNYPKQEGQKSAEIFKQAIQAAGRTKVVCAGGSSMEPKAFLQQLHDQIFISGASGNATGRNIHQKPLAEAIRLTNAVTAITVYGKSVDEAFQVYMGKEPKN
- the rpsU gene encoding 30S ribosomal protein S21; translated protein: MAFVEIQQGESFESALRRFKRKVQMEAIIKEIKKHSAYLKPGERKRLKAAQARKRMRKRMRRDISEL
- a CDS encoding HAMP domain-containing sensor histidine kinase — translated: MGWQGRKGNWVLLSASFAFFLPAALIGFLALGMVVDQKKIRENEIRDYWSREVSRSMRLLESEVDKQTQAVFASISSSFTPASDLPAFVEALKTLLVENKGVAYPFLFSQKGEMILPRFGNSRATVRSGWMEKWGPPVADPLWSQAENREFSMKEPLRAIPFYLELEKRIPRQKLPDLYFAVSRCYFKAGKKIQAREYGLAAMRQLEGAPLRQDRLDLYLLRQLGLYSMQMEMPQEAFSYYLQLYEALALRPEGLPQDLQFLRWEALDFLKNNRDIQPYLKKERIQEIDSQVLELYRGEISLFSDLAAPGPAADSHVADRVRFLKLKEIFDPETSDTLFYRSVEKHLRPWRISSGDRVVHFRSGVFQQSPFLIAFARISDRNGGPSFCFGCTFQGALDSIWPKLVSSLRLPPGTALAFLAPDERPLQVNSNPVGKNLLLAVSGSRALAGWSFRLQAGNSQVFADLALNALRWYYTLIALLFASLALGIFLLVRYLGREKKLLLQKTAFVDMVSHTLKTPLTRLRLLAEKLEQGWTADPGRARGHCRAIAAETANMAQLVDRMLGFSALQSGRAAYRFESHSVQEWLDGVLQKFKLPLAEKEFQVSAEVAAKLPPVHIDPEAMGTALSNLLENVVQYAAEGRYLGVAASANNGALELAVTDRGPGIPRTDREHLFGPFFQASDRGMGKGAGKGLGLAICRQIVEDHDGTIRAEDGPVKGTRFVITLPFARE
- a CDS encoding response regulator transcription factor produces the protein MPLILIVEDDLTIREGIADALRFHGFEVVASGEGKPGLEMAMRLNIDLAVLDLMLPDLDGLTICRKIKDVKPQVAVILLTVRGQESDKLLGFEMGADDYLTKPFSLKELLARIRVALKRGRVAGVGLDELAIGTVRVDFTRFIIRRDNEELSMTAKECAILRLLANVPGRVIGREQIIEAVWKGEYEPTTRTVDNFILKLRQKIEETPENPRHILTVHGAGYKLLP